A window of the Brassica oleracea var. oleracea cultivar TO1000 chromosome C1, BOL, whole genome shotgun sequence genome harbors these coding sequences:
- the LOC106343562 gene encoding uncharacterized protein LOC106343562, translated as MVDVGRRMTGLRPAHAAGLRRLSARAAAPTTPTVRNGLVSFSSLADQVISHLHTSRIQVQLGLTDAEFARAEAEFAFSFPPDLRAVLSAGLPVGAGFPDWRSPGARLHLRAMIDLPIAAVSFQIARNTLWSKSWGPRPSDPEKALRVARNALKRAPLLIPIFDHCFIPCSPSLAGNPVFYIDETRIFCCGSDLSDFFERESVFRGSDLSPDILTKQLSVSEKSARSSSSSSNYSRLSLDSGRVRGSGTPRWVEFWSDAAVDRRRRNSASSSHSSSPERNLELPRSETPKWVDDYVNRIGSVLRVGGWSESDVDDIVHVSASGFFEDEMVILDNQAVLDALLLKAARFSESLRKAGWSSEEVSDALGFDFRPEKEKKPVKELSPDVVKRIGNLAESVSRSS; from the coding sequence ATGGTCGACGTTGGACGGAGAATGACCGGTCTCCGGCCAGCACACGCGGCGGGTCTCCGCCGTCTCTCTGCTCGTGCCGCCGCACCAACGACCCCAACGGTCAGGAACGGTCTCGTCTCTTTCTCATCTCTCGCCGACCAAGTTATCTCACACTTGCACACTTCGAGGATCCAAGTCCAACTAGGTCTAACCGACGCAGAATTCGCCAGAGCCGAAGCTGAGTTCGCATTCTCTTTCCCACCGGATCTCCGCGCCGTCCTCTCCGCCGGTTTACCCGTCGGCGCCGGGTTTCCAGACTGGCGTTCTCCCGGAGCTCGTCTCCATCTCCGAGCCATGATCGATCTTCCGATCGCCGCCGTGTCGTTTCAGATCGCGAGAAACACTCTCTGGAGCAAATCTTGGGGCCCGAGACCGTCTGACCCGGAAAAAGCCTTACGGGTCGCAAGAAACGCTCTCAAGAGAGCTCCTTTGTTGATTCCCATTTTCGATCACTGCTTTATCCCTTGTAGCCCGTCTTTAGCGGGTAACCCGGTTTTCTACATCGACGAGACCCGGATTTTCTGTTGCGGGTCGGATCTATCTGATTTCTTCGAGCGTGAGTCTGTTTTCAGAGGATCCGATTTGTCTCCGGATATCCTCACTAAGCAGCTTTCGGTCAGCGAGAAGTCTGCCAGATCGTCTTCGTCCTCGTCTAATTATTCAAGACTGAGCTTAGATTCAGGTCGGGTTCGTGGGTCGGGTACACCGAGATGGGTGGAGTTTTGGAGTGACGCGGCGGTGGATCGTCGCCGGAGAAACTCGGCTTCTTCGTCACACTCTTCCTCGCCGGAGAGAAACTTAGAGCTACCTCGTTCAGAGACACCGAAATGGGTCGACGATTACGTGAACCGGATCGGGTCGGTTTTAAGAGTAGGCGGGTGGAGCGAGTCCGACGTAGACGATATTGTCCACGTGTCGGCATCTGGTTTCTTTGAAGATGAGATGGTGATTTTAGACAACCAAGCGGTCCTTGATGCATTGCTTCTGAAAGCGGCTCGGTTCTCGGAGTCGCTCCGTAAAGCTGGATGGAGCTCCGAAGAAGTGTCGGACGCACTTGGTTTTGATTTTCGACCGGAGAAGGAGAAGAAACCGGTTAAGGAACTGTCTCCTGATGTCGTCAAACGAATCGGGAACCTTGCCGAGTCAGTTTCTCGGTCGTCATAG